One Chiloscyllium plagiosum isolate BGI_BamShark_2017 chromosome 14, ASM401019v2, whole genome shotgun sequence genomic region harbors:
- the LOC122556918 gene encoding C-X-C motif chemokine 10-like: MRKMVSKTTVTVLSVIALCLAFADALPRLPHLRRCRCITQAEQLQSSMKISNIKIFFKQGLCPNIEIIVNLQDNKRICLNPDSEVGKKMISFMKKKMNN, from the exons ATGAGAAAGATGGTCAGCAAAACCACTGTCACTGTTTTGTCAGTCATTGCTCTGTGTCTGGCGTTTGCAGACG CTCTACCTCGCTTACCTCATCTGAGACGTTGTCGATGCATTACCCAAGCAGAACAAttgcaatcatcaatgaaaatCAGCAACATTAAAATCTTCTTTAAACAGGGTCTATGTCCAAACATTGAGATCAT TGTCAACTTGCAAGATAATAAAAGGATTTGCTTGAACCCTGACTCAGAAGTTGGGAAGAAAATGATTTCTTTTATGAAAAA